The nucleotide sequence tgatttttaaaGTATTACTGTTAATAGAGTACTTGTTGATTgttatatttgaggttatttgatgtgattcaggcCTTGTAGTAtgaacaataatgaaaaacgatttagtactttttgatattttacgtTCGTCCGATGACGAAGATGTAGTACCACCGTTTCCAGAATTCACTTATTATACTGCACTGGCTGAACTGACTCTAGACCCAATGCAAGTGGTACAGTGAACTGGATGAACTAGTTATtttgcactgctactaagaatagcgacactagcgctggttctgctacaaagaaagctttagtgtacacttcccGAACTACTTCTGCCAGTGCAGCTACGAAGAACAAATCTATGTTCAACTGTgctaaaattttttcactttttcggCAAGTAACATGCGCAAAAATCGCACGACGCTACATTTTATAACGCTACAAGTATACTCAAAGTGAGTATCTAGTGACTAGTTAATCGCATGATGCTAAATagtaatttctttaaaaatggcATGCTTCTGCTAGATTTGAAAGCTCTATAATCTGCTGAATAAGCTGTTATAATCTATAATCTTTGAAAGTATGGAACGATATTTGAATTGCTGCGAGTGTAAAATTCTTACCAGTGAGGCTCGTTTCTGTAATGGCAATAGGCGTCGTTTTCTGAAAGCTTCTTTTTGTATCCCAATGGGCAACTTCGTATATAACAAAAGTTTGATTATGTTCatctaaaaaatctttttctttgtgAAACCACAATTCTGCCATCGCCACTTCCGAAGTATGAATATCATTTGGCATTTGAAAAGGTAAACACGCAGAAGGAAAACGGATCGTTCTCCAACAACGGGCTTCAtctgtaaaaaagaaaaaatgtcaaTGTTTATGTTTAATTAGAATAGAGCCTTGAtactattcaataattttctatctatAGAAAAAGATTAGTCAATAACCCGAATAGACTCAATACTtaatatataaagtaaaattgaaaaaagttttaattttttatatttgtgtgATGATGACATAAATTGTCAATATTACATTTCTTCTGTATGATTTATTAATGTTTGGAAGAGTATCATATTTTATGTGAAAGGTTTTTTCTGCTCAAACTttcttatatcaaaatattgaactaaTATCTTTCAAACTTTGAACGATGTTAAACGTAAATTAACACAAACTTATGAATTGTGATATTGGAATGTTAAACTGAAGTTATAATAACCAATTAATGGGGAAATACCTTGTCGACATGTTTCTGCAGTGCTATTTATCTGATTTCGATACTGCTTTAAACAATTcagacaataaataaaaaatgtggaatgcgtaatacatttattaaaacaataagtACAGTATAGGTACAGtattttacttgaaaataattcacaaactttcaataattttaacagtttttcgTAATTAGTTATTTACTCTTTCGATTCAGTGGCTGGAGTTTCCTACAAAAACGTTTCTTAATCAATAATATGATCATATTATaatggatttttcaatattatcaaattcgattttcatttttaaaattgtatccCACTTATCAATGTAAATGGAAATTTACTTTCATGAGCAGTAGAATGgtttcataaattcattataattgataaatatgattatttatatgatatttcaGATATtagagaatgaaaaataattattcattagcACTTTTCACATTATTTGAAGTGAATCTttagttaattataaaaaactacatttcatattaaaaaatgatactCGGGACTTtgtattatatcaataaatacatatattagATTCCTCGAGAGTgtatatcaacaataaaattgacCTTGACCCAAAATATGAAGATATAAGTATAAAACTAAAATGATTCATCAAAATTGGGTTTACCTTCATAAGGAAAAACAATGGCTTGTGTcgtttttccataaaaatcgtcCGAATAGCTACTTTGCATACTCATATCTTGACTTGGAAGGAGACTTTCATACTCTTTAACCGGTTTGGGTAATTCAGATATTGttattgtaggtttttctttcAGTcgcaatttcttcaaaatctgGTTCTTGATATATTCTATCCTCAACTTGGTAAATTCATCATTAATCACTGAATAATCCTTTGTTTCGTCGTTTTCAACACTATTATCCTTGTTTTCTgttttagaatttgaaaaaaacacaCCGAATACGGATGGAACTTTCGCTTTGGTAACATTCACGGAATTCGCGACCAAAACCAACACCGCTAccgtaaaaaaattcattgtgtATGATGCTAACTCAGTTCGGACCAAGTACAATTGTTTATTGATCCTGAAAAGTGCAGGCTCAAAATCATTATAAACTTTATTTGCCCCACTCTTTTTCTTAACATTTCTGTAATGAATGATAGGTTTGAACCTTGAACTCCGGCGGATCTAGAGTATATGAAATTAGATAATAAGGTATATATTTATTCACTATTGGTATCGGAGCACGTGCTTTCCACTTCCAAAAAAACTGATGTAGAAACCATTTAACTATCATCACTCgcatttttaataagaaattgaaaaaaggttatttgttatattttgattgtatacaaaagtattttcaattgacAGAGGGtgttaatgttattattaaaaattctacaGTGGCGGGAACACTTatactatatattatttaattggaaaacaaaaaaactaattattgatAGATCTTTCTGGAATCTAACAATCTAGAAACCTATTATAACTTAACAAACATCTACAAAATGCTGTTCAGAAGTAAAGCATTGCAACACGATgttcaaattataatacatagAAAAATGAAACACGGAAAGCGGGAATATCAATCTAAATTTGATTCAAACATATTTCTGTCAGAATGCTTCAGCATTTAgcatatatttttcagttattaaagttatattgaaGTTGTGAAAGAAGAAGTTGAGACAAAAGGGATAAAATGGGAGAGGATGGAAGAACAAACGAAATATAAAAAGGCatgaagaaaaaagtatttattataaacccCAACCAAACAGTCCTACTCTTCACGGTAATGTAACttaggaataaataaataaaaaaagttatataacgTGTCTGATGCGGTGCTCCTCCTTACGAAAAGTATATTAACTTCTAAGACTACCTACCACAGCCAGAACCGTAAAAAATGCaggtattttatcaaaaaaaatggaaataaaacaaagttgCCAAAAATGCAGTAAATAACGCAGTGTTTGTCTAATCTATGAGCTCAAAATACGACAGTTATAATTTAAAAGATGATACTTGAGGGGTATAATATGAAAATGTGGTTTGTGATGACCTCTATCCGCCAGATAGAGCCTGTGATTTTATTCTATAAGTCTTAGCTTGAATACAcagagaaaatatgaaatttttatttgatgaagaaTCAttttgacgcaagagcttttggccaggagtcagattttttggcaccaacacAGACTTTTGTCTCGTGTAAAATTTTCCTAACCGTTtgtttatcggcgtttacaaccttggcaatcat is from Diorhabda carinulata isolate Delta chromosome 1, icDioCari1.1, whole genome shotgun sequence and encodes:
- the LOC130897356 gene encoding inhibin beta chain-like, with the protein product MNFFTVAVLVLVANSVNVTKAKVPSVFGVFFSNSKTENKDNSVENDETKDYSVINDEFTKLRIEYIKNQILKKLRLKEKPTITISELPKPVKEYESLLPSQDMSMQSSYSDDFYGKTTQAIVFPYEDEARCWRTIRFPSACLPFQMPNDIHTSEVAMAELWFHKEKDFLDEHNQTFVIYEVAHWDTKRSFQKTTPIAITETSLTEGWLKVDLTYVVKNWLDFPDFPVHAVNVVCKTCGMDKGGSPVSFTNELKPFLVIYTHTQQRRTITHRRQRRSANCDSGITECCRESLYISFADIGWDDWIIKPEGYNAYFCKGSCTTAAAMTLSATQHNSILQKVMNGHKKRRVAGPEITPCCAAIQFQPLQLVYMHSNKTLTTKLLSNMIVDSCGCM